The window TGACGCCATATGCTCCAGCACCCAGTAATTAATATCTCCATGAAAAATGCAAGGTTGTATCTTGTGTTTAGCATCAGTGATCATATTGTGAATATTTTCATCTGTGTTCCATTCAATCCCAATGCTCCACCAGAAGCTTTGACTGAATGAGCAAAGAATAAGTGTGTACGGTCCTCCATATtactccctccgccccaaaatagggttgctagagagCGAGGCGGCGGCGCTATTGTGTCTCGCTGCGTGGTCTGTCTCTGTTTCGATGAAACAGATCGAAGGCGACCAGATTCAATCAAACCAGTAAACAGGTCAAACCGACCGAAGGGCAAAGTCGTCCTACAAAATATTACGTGCGGGCCCAGACCTAAAAATTGAGCTAAAAAGTTAGTTTGTGCCATTTTATCTATCCATGAATCAAAGGTGTGTTATTTAATCCAATAAAAAGAAAGGTGTGCTATTGAGTCAAAGTACGAGAAAAAATGTGTCATTTTATCAAATTGCTCCCCAAAATAAGTGATTAGACTTAGAGGCTGTTTGGATCGGTACCTTGAGACACCCTGCCAAAAAGTTGGCGTtgacatgtccggcgcgggcgtTTGGATGGCCACTAAATAATTGGTGCGTCCAGGGAGTTTGGATGGCCACCAAATAATTGGTGCGTCCAGCCCTTCCTAGCTTTGCTAGTTCATTTCACGCCAATGTTTTGGCTAGATGCGGGCGGCGAAATCGGTCGCCAATAAATTGGACTGCCCGCGGTTGACAGGGCCAACAGAATCCAACAAGTCTCTTAGTACAAAGTCTagccacttattttgggacggagggagtataatcctCGCATAGTGAGCACTGAGTGTAATCCAGTTGCATGTTTTTTCTGGTTAATAGATCACAGGTATTGACCCTGTCATGAAGCATGAGCCAGCAGAAAAATTTGTGTCTTGGTAGGCAGCATGATTTCCATATCCAGGTAAATGGTGGAGGGGTGGGGTTTGATGGACTCATTACTGCCTTGTATACTTTTTTGGTGCTATATCCATAATCACCCCATATGAACTTACATATGTCCATGTCCTGATTGTTCCTGATTTGTTCCAGTGAGTTGCTGACTTGTATGAACTGTTGATGTGCAACATTTGATCGAGGTAGCTGAAACATGGAATAGTAATTGTCTGATATTTTTGCCTTGTGCATTGAGATGTTATCATCATCTGCAAATGAGTGTAGCTCAGGGGATCTATCCATTATAGGTTGGCCACTCCATTTGTCTTTCCAGAGTAGAATGGTATCACCATTTCTGGCAATGCATGTGGTGAGCTTGTTATAAATGTCAAATAGAGTAGCTTCATACAGTCTCTCCACCAGAATGATCCCTTGTTGTTACATGATTGTGGTGCAATATCATTATAATAATGTGCTTGCCAGACTAGGTTAACCCACGGTATATCAGCATGTGAGTAAAACTTGTGTAGCTGCTTCAGAATCAGAGCAATGTTCTATGTTTGGAGATTGAGTACTCCCAGTCCCCCTTGTTCCTTAGGTTTACATACCATTTGCCAGTTGGCCAGACAATTTCATGAATAGCATTCATGTTTTCATATGTTGCAACATCATATTTTCAGCAGCTGGACGTGCCACTGCAAGCGCCTGTctgaatgatgatgtttaattcctagaggcaataatacatgCTCCAAAAGATAAAGTGGAATACATCAGGTTCAACCTGTAATGTAGGCTGAATACAGGATACAACACCTTTATGTGATATATGGGAAAAAATGGACCATCTCTTCTTTCACATCCAAAACAATGATACACAACTAGAAATACTATAAAGAGAAAACAATTAGCACAAAACAAATACATTGACACCTTTCTCATGTTCCCTAACCACAGACCGATCAAACTCGCAGCTGGAATTAAAACACCACCACAAAAGTGCTAGGTCATGTATCTACAAGCAACCCTATCTAAATCCTGTCCCAATCTTGGTCACACATTAGCATGGTCAATGGCTAGCACACAATTGCCCAATCTTGACGGTAGCCTTCACCGCAACCCTCCCCGCCAAGAAAGTCTTCTTCCCTGATCAGAAATGTCATGTTTACAGACCAAGATCAGCACAAGTTCATGCAACAGATCCTGGAAATCACTTGTAACAAAAATGTTGGGCGATATCATACTCAGTGCAAGACCAATGGAGAACCAGGCTCGGAGCCGCTAATGGAGGCGAAGGATGACATGCTGTCATCCTTGGAAGCCGTAGAGAAGTTGAGTGGTGCCGCCGTCATCCTCCTGTTCTCCTTGAAGTAATTGTTGTACCGGCCAGAGTACGAGCGCGGTGTCAAAAGCTCAGGAGTGGCACTGCCCGCCGACACCCGGCGGGGCATCGGAGTCATGAAACCAGCCCCGTTTCCATTTGGATGATGCCCGCTCGTCCTCCTGTTAAAACTGCTTGTTTTCCTTGGAACAGACTTGGACCCAAAGATCAGCTCCTTCTCTTTAAGCAATAGATTCTGCAGCTTCTTCTGGTCCTGTGGTAAGAGTATGAACAAGAATGATGACTTTTGTTGTAATTCTATACTACAAGAGAGAGTACAGGCCGTGAAATTTATACCCGGTATCGTTTCTTATCTTCCTCCTTCTGTACTCTTCTGAGTTTCTGCTCTTCCAAAATGGCGACCAGACGAACCTTCAGATGCAAATTCAAATGCGTCAGATTTAGTGTGCTTGATTTCTGATAATCATGGTGAGCTAGCTCAGTGACTTACCCCGTCATATAGAAATGGTGTATTGCTTTCATCCTCCCAGGCAAATGTCTTGTCTATCAAGTTGTCAATCATAGCTGCAGAATAGATGTAGCTTCCGATCATATAACATATCAAATGCGACGTGGATCTTTTTGAAAAAACTAGGAGGTAGATTGTGCTTATGAATCATGGAGCTCAGTTGCTTCAAAAACATTATATGGAAATCACTACAGTGCAATTCAACTGAAGAAAGGGAGACTCACTTGGAATCTTTTGAACGAGGACCCTCGCTTTCTCTGCACGCTTGAGATTCAAATGGGCACCCCTGCCGGCACTGTACCTGTTATCATCCTGCAGTAGGACATACGCAAACATTAAGGAGGACGTTAACTAAATCATACCAGAGCTGCGCTGTATGATGTCAGCCAAACTTGTATCTGAATATATTGAATAAAAGCATACCTGATTGTATTCCTCAAGCCAAGTCTCTTCATCACAGGCCGATAGCCATTTGTCTACTCTCTCCATGATATCTTTCCTCGTATAAGATTCCTCATTTGCTTTTGCAATTTGCGCTTCGATGTTGGAGAGAAGTTCGCAAGGATCCACTAGACCTGCAAGTGAGAAGGTTCTAGGATCGTTCAAGATATTCAGCAGGGGCATTTTACAGACCGTATGCGCAAGAGAAAAGGGATCAGTGGGATAAATACCAGAATCGATTAGAGCAACGATCTTCTCTGGTGCTGTGCTTGTATCAGGCTCCATATGTGCATTTCTGCAGATATTTTCTAGCTCTACCCTTCTCTTAAGAACAAGCTCCTTCATTCTACTCGCTTTTTGCTTAGTTAGCCTTTCGACTTCCTCTTCTGTCTGAAGAACCAAAGCATAAAACTATAAGTTTGAATTGCAGGTTACAAAAAAGTGAATAACTTGATAGAAAGTTGGCAAACCTCCTGAATTGTCTCTAATGACAGGACACTGGGAGAAGTGATCTCTTCCTCGGAAGATCCAAGAACAGCGGCTACTTCACTGAAATGTCTCCTCTCTTGTTCTGTTGACTCCATCAGATTCCATAACTTGTGGAGTTTCCCCACAATTTCTTGCAACTGAACACATCAACACAATACAAGTAGTCAGAGAGGCGATGAGACAAAAACTAATCGCTGCCATAGTTTCACTAAGAGGAATCACCTTCGAGACTCTGGTCCTCTTTTCTGCTTTGAGCTTCAGGATAGTCTGAGTAAGACCTTCAAGGGTGCTATCACTGATATTCGTCGAATTATCTGAGTTGGTTCCATGCAAACTTGGATGCACATCCTTAACTGTCTTTGCAAAATCCATCCCAAGCACAGCGCATAGGCAGTGGACTTCATCCACATATACAAATACTTTCTGAAGGCGATCAGACTGAACAAAAAGGGAAAAAATATTtaatataacacagccaagaaaagAATTTAACAAAAATAGCATGAGTTATCATTTCAACTGTATAATTCTTATTGCTATTAGTGTGTTGGCAACAAATGTTTCTAGTTGAAGCAGTAGAGAAGCGTACATCGGTTATGATGGTTCTACGCAAACGGTCAAACCTATCTGATTCTGATGACTGGATTGAAGCGGCATATACAAATAAGTAGTATTTTAGGCAAGGTCATTATTACCTTTTCTTTTTGTAAATTGCGTAGCTGCATTTGAAGATCAGCAAGTCTTCTGGTTGACAAGTCATGATCATTGGTCAGACGTTTGGACGAACCATCATCATGCTGACAATTGTGATCAGAAATTTGTGCATTTATCGTCTCGATTTGCGATTGCACATTTGAGAACTGTTTGATTCTTTCTTCTTTCATGGCCCTGAGATCATCCAAGAGAGGCGTCACTGCAGCAAGTTGTTCTTTCAACGATGCATGCTTTTCATTCACCTGAAAATGAGAATTCATATTACTAAACAGCGGCTTATACCAATTTCTTCATCTTGTACAAGATGTCAGCTGCAAGAGTTTCAGTTCCAGCAGCACTAAACATGAATCTTGATGATTACAAACAGATAATATTTATGATACACAAGGTCATAGTATTTCATCGTTGTTTGGAGCACTTCAGTAATGTATCTTAAACATTTCAAGAGCAATCACTTTGTGTAGGTAGTTGCCAGTGTGACCGGAAGGAATTTACATGAAAGCACATTGTACTATCACTAGGCAAACACGTCATGTGTTGCATAGGTCGACTTGCATGGAAATGGTGATTCTAGATGAGTAATCCAAGTAGCCTTGAATAATAAGAAATCATCGAACTCATTAGGTCTTTGACTAAATAGATGGTTAACCCTTGTACAGAATTACAGAATATAACCAATCTCTATACTGCCTTTCCTTTTCTTCTAATATTGCCCATCTCCATCCATCATATGGCCAGAAACCAACATGCTGACTTAGTTGTTAATGTCACATCTTAT is drawn from Triticum dicoccoides isolate Atlit2015 ecotype Zavitan chromosome 4A, WEW_v2.0, whole genome shotgun sequence and contains these coding sequences:
- the LOC119285061 gene encoding 65-kDa microtubule-associated protein 7-like, translating into MGETAMGGYGLDKPPRCSISFDTPCGALLRELEQIWTEIGEQEQDKDRMFQELEAECMRVYRRKVDSANADRSQLRQSVMAKEAELKALVASIGENTTQFKVNEKHASLKEQLAAVTPLLDDLRAMKEERIKQFSNVQSQIETINAQISDHNCQHDDGSSKRLTNDHDLSTRRLADLQMQLRNLQKEKSDRLQKVFVYVDEVHCLCAVLGMDFAKTVKDVHPSLHGTNSDNSTNISDSTLEGLTQTILKLKAEKRTRVSKLQEIVGKLHKLWNLMESTEQERRHFSEVAAVLGSSEEEITSPSVLSLETIQETEEEVERLTKQKASRMKELVLKRRVELENICRNAHMEPDTSTAPEKIVALIDSGLVDPCELLSNIEAQIAKANEESYTRKDIMERVDKWLSACDEETWLEEYNQDDNRYSAGRGAHLNLKRAEKARVLVQKIPTMIDNLIDKTFAWEDESNTPFLYDGVRLVAILEEQKLRRVQKEEDKKRYRDQKKLQNLLLKEKELIFGSKSVPRKTSSFNRRTSGHHPNGNGAGFMTPMPRRVSAGSATPELLTPRSYSGRYNNYFKENRRMTAAPLNFSTASKDDSMSSFASISGSEPGSPLVLH